A window from Mesorhizobium sp. WSM2240 encodes these proteins:
- a CDS encoding fimbrial protein — translation MARPTIDDNEEKPLDPAVEKVRRKLVRFVAINLGLLFLALMAVLAAIVYKTGAPSEVATVGNNEAVPAPAEGAMMAGDIALPAGARLVSHSLSGSRITLDAELTGGGRAIFLYDIAEKRIIGRFDLKSE, via the coding sequence ATGGCGCGGCCGACGATTGACGATAACGAGGAAAAGCCGCTCGACCCGGCCGTCGAGAAGGTGCGCCGCAAGCTTGTCCGCTTTGTCGCGATCAATCTCGGCCTGCTGTTCCTGGCCCTTATGGCGGTGCTGGCGGCGATTGTCTACAAAACCGGCGCGCCGAGCGAGGTGGCGACCGTGGGCAACAACGAGGCGGTGCCGGCTCCCGCTGAAGGCGCCATGATGGCAGGCGACATTGCGCTTCCTGCGGGCGCGAGGCTCGTTTCGCATTCGCTGTCGGGAAGCCGCATCACGCTGGATGCCGAGCTTACGGGCGGCGGGCGGGCGATTTTCCTCTACGACATCGCCGAGAAGCGTATCATCGGCCGCTTCGACCTCAAATCCGAGTGA
- a CDS encoding RluA family pseudouridine synthase, translated as MSDPDSEAGAALKGLTAGPDAAGLRLDQWLAAALGPDFSRNRVQALIKQGAVRVGGAVVNEPKRKMFSGDAVALELPEPELAEPAGEDIPLDILFEDDQLIVLNKPPGLVVHPGAGNWTGTLVNALVHHCGDSLSGIGGVKRPGIVHRLDKDTSGVMVVAKTDRAHQALSEAFADHGRAGDLERAYMALVWNIPQRRKGTIDAPLGRASDRTRRAVVPEGRDDARHAVTHYAVLERFGEKQEEFARAALAECRLETGRTHQIRVHMAHIGHPVIGDPDYGAAFRSKANRLPEPLKSQVNAFPRQALHAYLLAFRHPVSGKLMRFEAPLPADMEELVAGFRNL; from the coding sequence ATGAGCGACCCTGATAGCGAAGCCGGCGCTGCATTGAAAGGGCTGACGGCCGGCCCCGACGCCGCAGGGCTGCGGCTTGACCAGTGGCTCGCGGCAGCGCTTGGGCCGGATTTTTCGCGCAACCGCGTCCAGGCCTTGATAAAGCAGGGCGCGGTTCGCGTCGGCGGAGCGGTGGTGAACGAGCCCAAGCGCAAGATGTTTTCGGGCGATGCCGTGGCGCTGGAACTGCCCGAGCCGGAGCTCGCGGAACCGGCCGGCGAAGACATCCCGCTCGACATACTTTTCGAGGACGACCAACTGATCGTGCTCAACAAGCCGCCCGGCCTCGTCGTCCATCCCGGCGCCGGCAACTGGACCGGCACGCTGGTCAACGCGCTGGTCCATCATTGCGGCGACAGCCTGTCGGGCATAGGGGGCGTGAAAAGGCCGGGCATCGTGCATCGCCTCGACAAGGACACGTCAGGCGTCATGGTGGTCGCCAAGACCGACCGCGCGCACCAGGCGCTGTCCGAGGCCTTTGCCGATCATGGGCGCGCCGGCGACTTGGAACGCGCTTATATGGCGCTGGTCTGGAATATTCCCCAGCGCAGGAAGGGCACGATCGACGCGCCGCTCGGCCGCGCCTCCGACAGGACCAGGCGGGCCGTGGTTCCGGAAGGCCGCGACGACGCCCGCCACGCCGTAACCCACTACGCCGTGCTGGAGCGCTTCGGCGAAAAGCAGGAGGAATTCGCCAGGGCAGCCCTGGCCGAGTGCCGCCTGGAAACCGGCCGCACGCACCAGATCCGCGTGCATATGGCCCATATCGGTCATCCGGTAATCGGCGATCCCGACTATGGCGCTGCCTTTCGCAGCAAGGCGAACCGCCTGCCCGAACCGCTCAAATCGCAGGTCAACGCCTTCCCCCGCCAGGCGCTGCATGCGTATCTGCTGGCCTTCCGCCATCCGGTTTCGGGCAAGCTTATGCGCTTCGAGGCGCCGCTGCCGGCCGACATGGAGGAACTCGTCGCCGGCTTTCGGAATCTCTGA
- the rpoH gene encoding RNA polymerase sigma factor RpoH yields MAQTLPSIVSGEGGLSRYLEEIRRFPMLQPQEEYMLAKRYQEHEDTGAAHKLVTSHLRLVAKIAMGYRGYGLPIGEVISEGNVGLMQAVKKFEPERGFRLATYAMWWIKASIQEYILRSWSLVKMGTTANQKRLFFNLRKVKGKIQALDEGDLKPEQITEIATRLNVSEAEVISMNRRLSGDASLNAPIRATEGESGEWQDWLVDDHDSAETILIEQDELENRRSMLAGAMSVLNDREKRIFEARRLSEEPLTLEELSGEFDISRERVRQIEVRAFEKVQDAVKAAAKRQAQALRTIEAQPAA; encoded by the coding sequence ATGGCCCAGACACTACCAAGCATTGTTTCCGGGGAAGGCGGCCTCAGCCGCTATCTGGAAGAAATCCGCCGTTTTCCGATGCTTCAGCCGCAGGAAGAGTACATGCTCGCCAAGCGGTATCAGGAGCATGAGGATACAGGTGCGGCGCACAAGCTCGTGACCAGCCATCTGCGTCTCGTGGCCAAGATCGCCATGGGCTATCGCGGCTATGGGCTGCCGATCGGCGAGGTCATTTCCGAGGGTAATGTCGGCCTGATGCAGGCTGTCAAGAAATTCGAACCGGAGCGCGGCTTCCGGCTGGCGACCTACGCCATGTGGTGGATCAAGGCCTCGATCCAGGAATACATCCTGCGTTCGTGGAGCCTCGTCAAGATGGGCACCACCGCCAACCAGAAGCGTCTGTTTTTCAACCTGCGCAAGGTGAAGGGCAAGATCCAGGCGCTGGACGAGGGCGACCTGAAGCCCGAGCAGATCACCGAGATCGCGACCCGGCTGAACGTCAGCGAGGCCGAGGTCATCTCGATGAACCGCAGGCTGTCGGGCGACGCTTCGCTCAATGCGCCAATCCGCGCCACCGAAGGCGAATCCGGCGAATGGCAGGACTGGCTGGTCGACGACCATGACAGCGCCGAGACCATTCTGATCGAGCAGGACGAGCTGGAAAACCGCCGCTCCATGCTGGCCGGCGCCATGTCGGTCCTCAATGATCGCGAAAAGCGCATCTTTGAGGCCCGCCGCCTGTCGGAAGAGCCGCTGACGCTCGAGGAGTTGTCGGGCGAGTTCGACATCAGCCGCGAGCGCGTCCGCCAGATCGAGGTGCGGGCGTTCGAGAAGGTGCAGGACGCGGTGAAAGCCGCGGCTAAGCGCCAGGCGCAGGCCCTGCGCACCATCGAGGCGCAGCCGGCGGCGTAA
- a CDS encoding cell division protein ZapA, whose translation MAQVTVTIDGKAYRMACDEGQEEHLIDLAQRFDRYVSHLKDSFGEIGDQRLTVMAGIMVMDELAELQKRVKGMESEIMTLRKTRDDALIKADKNDAALTGALSGLAQRMEDLALKLAVRKEQGEASNWGGGEAGG comes from the coding sequence ATGGCGCAAGTGACAGTCACCATCGACGGAAAAGCCTACCGCATGGCCTGTGACGAAGGCCAGGAAGAGCATCTGATCGACCTCGCCCAGCGCTTCGACCGCTACGTCTCGCATCTGAAGGATTCCTTCGGCGAGATCGGCGACCAGCGGCTGACCGTGATGGCTGGCATCATGGTCATGGACGAGCTTGCGGAACTGCAGAAGCGCGTCAAGGGCATGGAGAGCGAGATCATGACGCTCCGCAAGACGCGCGACGACGCGCTGATCAAAGCCGACAAGAACGACGCGGCGCTGACCGGCGCGCTAAGCGGCCTTGCGCAGCGCATGGAGGACCTGGCGCTGAAGCTGGCTGTGCGGAAGGAGCAGGGCGAGGCTTCAAATTGGGGCGGTGGCGAAGCGGGCGGGTAG
- a CDS encoding DUF4164 domain-containing protein — protein sequence MTGETTLKEVISRLGKAIDALEHGVAARLEHEQDYSEAEAEVQRMNADRSRLAQELDNSEARAERLEEANKEVSRRLVTAMETIRAVLDR from the coding sequence ATGACCGGGGAAACGACGCTCAAGGAAGTCATAAGCCGGCTCGGCAAGGCGATCGACGCGCTGGAACACGGCGTCGCGGCCCGCCTCGAACACGAGCAGGATTATTCCGAAGCCGAAGCCGAAGTGCAGCGCATGAACGCCGACCGCAGCCGGCTCGCGCAGGAACTCGATAATTCCGAGGCCCGCGCCGAAAGGCTGGAGGAGGCCAATAAGGAAGTTTCCAGGCGGCTCGTAACCGCCATGGAAACCATCCGCGCGGTTCTGGACAGGTGA
- the tkt gene encoding transketolase, translated as MNQREKHDRMANAIRFLSMDAVEKANSGHPGLPMGAADMATVLYTRFMKHDPKNPSWPDRDRFILSAGHGSMLLYSLLYLTGYEDITIDEIKNFRQLGSRTAGHPEYGHAAGIETTTGPLGQGLANSVGMALAERILNARFGDALVDHYTYVIAGDGCLMEGISQEAISLAGHLKLSKLIVLWDDNNISIDGPVSLADSTDQLERFAASGWNTAFCDGHDPDAIADAIELAHHSDRPTLIACKTTIGFGAPTKAGTNKVHGSPLGADEIAATRKALGWTAPAFEVPSDILDAWRLSGLNAGKKRKEWEQRLAAAESEIRAEFERRMRGELPGGLDAAIAEYKQKLAKDKPKVATRKSSEMALEVINAVIPETIGGSADLTGSNNTKTSQTKPISAGDYGERYVHYGIREHGMAAAMNGMALHGGVIPYSGTFLVFSDYARPAMRLASLMGIRSIFVMTHDSIGLGEDGPTHQPVEQLAALRAIPNHTVFRPADATEVAECWQLALESAKTPSTIALTRQNLSAVRTEFVEENLCAYGAYELATANGEAEVTIFASGSEVEIALAARTALQAHGHPTRVVSVPAFELFEKQTDDYKAAIIGNAPVKIAVEAAIRLGWDRFIGLDGIFVGMTGFGASGPIEQLYPHFGITAEATVKAAEAQLHKKSH; from the coding sequence ATGAATCAGCGCGAAAAACATGACCGGATGGCCAATGCGATCCGCTTCCTTTCGATGGATGCGGTCGAAAAGGCGAATTCCGGCCATCCCGGCCTGCCGATGGGCGCGGCCGACATGGCGACGGTGCTGTACACGCGCTTCATGAAGCACGACCCGAAGAACCCGTCCTGGCCGGACCGCGACCGCTTCATCCTGTCTGCCGGCCACGGCTCAATGCTGCTCTACTCGCTGCTCTATCTGACCGGCTACGAAGATATCACCATCGACGAGATCAAGAACTTCCGCCAGCTCGGCTCACGTACGGCCGGCCACCCGGAATACGGCCATGCCGCCGGCATCGAGACCACCACCGGTCCGCTCGGCCAAGGCCTGGCCAATTCGGTCGGCATGGCGCTCGCCGAACGCATCCTCAACGCGCGCTTCGGCGACGCGTTGGTGGACCATTACACCTATGTGATCGCCGGCGACGGCTGCCTCATGGAAGGCATCAGCCAGGAGGCGATCTCGCTTGCCGGGCACTTGAAGCTGTCGAAGCTGATCGTGCTTTGGGACGACAACAACATCTCCATCGATGGGCCGGTGTCGCTCGCCGATTCCACCGACCAGCTCGAGCGTTTTGCCGCTTCCGGCTGGAACACGGCGTTTTGCGACGGCCATGACCCGGACGCCATCGCCGACGCGATCGAGCTCGCCCACCATTCGGACCGCCCGACGCTAATCGCCTGCAAGACGACCATCGGCTTCGGGGCGCCGACCAAAGCCGGCACCAACAAGGTCCACGGCTCGCCGCTCGGCGCCGACGAAATCGCCGCGACGCGCAAGGCGCTCGGCTGGACCGCCCCGGCATTCGAAGTGCCCTCCGACATTCTCGACGCATGGCGCCTGTCGGGTCTCAATGCCGGCAAGAAGCGCAAGGAATGGGAACAGCGCCTCGCCGCAGCCGAAAGCGAGATCCGCGCCGAATTCGAGCGCCGCATGCGCGGCGAACTGCCGGGCGGCCTGGACGCGGCTATCGCCGAATACAAGCAGAAGCTTGCCAAGGATAAACCGAAGGTCGCGACCCGCAAGTCGAGCGAAATGGCGCTGGAAGTCATCAACGCCGTGATCCCCGAAACCATCGGCGGTTCGGCCGACCTGACCGGCTCCAACAACACCAAGACCAGCCAGACCAAGCCTATTTCGGCTGGAGATTACGGCGAGCGCTACGTCCATTACGGCATCCGCGAGCACGGCATGGCCGCGGCCATGAACGGCATGGCGCTGCATGGCGGCGTCATCCCCTATTCCGGTACCTTCCTGGTCTTCTCCGACTATGCCCGCCCGGCGATGCGGCTCGCCTCGCTCATGGGCATACGGTCGATCTTCGTGATGACGCACGATTCGATCGGCCTCGGCGAAGACGGTCCGACCCACCAGCCGGTGGAGCAACTGGCCGCGCTTCGGGCCATTCCCAACCATACCGTGTTCCGCCCCGCCGATGCGACCGAGGTCGCCGAATGCTGGCAGCTGGCGCTGGAATCGGCGAAGACGCCGTCGACGATCGCACTTACCCGCCAAAACCTATCGGCGGTGCGCACCGAATTCGTCGAGGAGAACCTCTGCGCCTATGGCGCCTATGAACTCGCGACGGCCAATGGCGAGGCCGAGGTCACCATCTTCGCCAGCGGCTCCGAGGTCGAGATCGCGCTCGCCGCGCGTACCGCGCTGCAGGCGCATGGCCATCCGACGCGTGTGGTGTCGGTGCCCGCCTTCGAACTGTTCGAAAAGCAGACCGACGACTACAAGGCCGCGATAATCGGCAATGCGCCCGTCAAGATCGCCGTCGAGGCGGCCATCCGCCTGGGCTGGGACCGCTTCATCGGTCTCGACGGAATCTTCGTCGGCATGACCGGCTTTGGCGCCAGTGGGCCGATCGAGCAGCTCTATCCGCATTTCGGCATCACAGCCGAAGCGACGGTCAAGGCGGCGGAAGCGCAGCTGCACAAGAAGTCACATTGA
- the gap gene encoding type I glyceraldehyde-3-phosphate dehydrogenase has translation MTVRVAINGFGRIGRNIVRAIYESGRKDIDVVAVNDLGPVETNAHLLRYDSVHGRFPREVNVDGDTINIGSDSFKVTAIKDPSQLPWKDLGVDIVLECTGIFTSKDKASAHLAAGAKRVLVSAPADGADLTVVYGINHDKITKDHVVISNASCTTNCLAPLAAVMHETVGIEKGMMTTIHSYTGDQPTLDTMHKDLYRARAAALSQIPTSTGAAKAIGLVLPELKGKLDGISVRVPTPNVSLVDLKFVAKRNTTVEELNEAVIAASKDKLKGVMNFTTHPNVSIDFNHDPHSSTVALDQTKVMEGNFVSVLSWYDNEWGFSNRMADTAAAFGKTIA, from the coding sequence ATGACTGTCAGAGTTGCCATCAACGGATTTGGCCGCATCGGCCGCAACATCGTCCGCGCCATCTACGAGTCCGGCCGCAAGGACATCGACGTGGTCGCCGTCAACGATCTCGGGCCGGTCGAGACGAATGCCCATCTGCTGCGCTACGACAGCGTCCACGGCCGCTTCCCGCGCGAAGTGAATGTCGACGGCGACACGATCAATATCGGCAGCGACAGCTTCAAGGTCACCGCCATCAAGGACCCGTCGCAGCTGCCGTGGAAGGACCTCGGCGTCGATATCGTGCTGGAATGCACCGGCATCTTCACCTCCAAGGACAAGGCCTCCGCGCATCTTGCGGCCGGCGCCAAGCGCGTCCTGGTTTCGGCTCCCGCCGATGGCGCCGACCTGACGGTGGTCTACGGCATCAATCACGACAAGATCACCAAGGATCACGTCGTCATCTCCAACGCGTCGTGCACGACCAACTGCCTGGCGCCGCTGGCCGCCGTCATGCATGAGACGGTCGGCATCGAGAAGGGAATGATGACCACCATCCATTCCTACACCGGCGACCAGCCGACGCTCGATACGATGCATAAGGACCTCTACCGGGCGCGCGCCGCGGCCCTGTCGCAGATTCCGACCTCGACGGGCGCGGCCAAGGCCATCGGCCTCGTCCTGCCGGAGCTCAAGGGCAAGCTCGACGGCATCTCCGTCCGAGTGCCGACGCCCAATGTCTCGTTGGTTGACCTGAAGTTCGTCGCCAAGCGGAATACCACCGTGGAGGAGCTCAACGAGGCGGTGATCGCCGCGTCGAAGGACAAGCTTAAGGGCGTGATGAACTTCACCACGCACCCCAACGTCTCGATCGACTTCAACCACGATCCGCATTCGTCGACGGTCGCGCTCGACCAGACCAAGGTCATGGAAGGCAATTTCGTTTCCGTCCTGTCCTGGTACGACAATGAATGGGGCTTCTCGAACCGCATGGCCGACACCGCCGCCGCTTTCGGCAAGACCATCGCCTGA
- a CDS encoding potassium/proton antiporter: MEQSIYLVTLVGAALVLAAAFSSLIAFRFGAPLLLLFLGIGLASGVDGLGIQFDNAQLAYFVGSLALAVILFDSGFGTPLNVLRQAALPALSLATIGVVLTAGIFGVVAFYMTDLTWLESFLLGAAVASTDAAAVFFLLRAGNVNLRERVRSTLEIESGTNDPIAIFLTITFVEIIALGADPKAELLFVDLVVGFVLNMGLGAAAGLIGGFLIVRLVERLNLDSGLLPIFVLTLSLIVFAAAGAIHGSGFLAVYLAGLVAGNSDIRAVSVLRRFQAGMSWLAQIIMFLVLGLFATPSQFPEILVIAIVLGLFLIFVARPLAVWLCLLPFNMPRQETAFISWVGLRGAVSILLAITPILGGLENGRDIFNIAFIVVLVSLVIQGWTVGPLARRLGLIVPARLGPLEKVELELPGSAHHELLAYTIVPGSPVARGQRIPRWARPSLVVREGRSIKFQDAGRLIEGDHVYIFVPDRYPRLLDRLFASRTDVDPEDAEFFGAFAVDPTRPAAELEAAYGAGLSEEEAAMTIGGLILARLGGRAEYADRVTIGPIELIVREVDEKGRIISVGVSLEPAPPAPPIPVFLSASEIGDRLRRLFGKLRKRGVASAPAAGAETPDSYNSRGH; this comes from the coding sequence ATGGAGCAGTCGATCTATCTCGTTACGCTGGTGGGCGCTGCCCTTGTGCTGGCCGCTGCGTTTTCGAGCCTGATCGCCTTCCGTTTCGGCGCCCCGCTGCTTCTCCTCTTCCTGGGCATCGGGTTGGCATCGGGCGTGGACGGATTGGGTATCCAGTTCGACAACGCGCAGCTCGCCTATTTCGTCGGCTCGCTGGCGCTGGCCGTCATCCTGTTCGATTCGGGCTTCGGCACTCCGCTGAACGTGCTCCGGCAGGCGGCGTTGCCGGCCCTGTCGCTGGCGACAATCGGCGTGGTGCTGACGGCCGGCATATTCGGCGTCGTCGCTTTCTACATGACCGATCTCACCTGGCTGGAAAGCTTCCTGCTGGGAGCGGCCGTCGCCTCGACCGACGCGGCGGCGGTGTTCTTCCTGCTGCGGGCCGGAAACGTCAATCTGCGCGAGCGCGTCCGCTCCACGCTCGAAATCGAGTCCGGCACCAACGACCCGATCGCTATCTTCTTGACCATCACGTTCGTCGAGATCATCGCCTTAGGCGCCGATCCGAAAGCCGAACTCCTGTTCGTCGACCTCGTCGTCGGCTTTGTCCTGAATATGGGGCTTGGCGCGGCCGCCGGACTGATCGGTGGCTTCCTGATCGTGCGTCTGGTCGAACGCCTCAACCTCGACAGCGGTCTGCTGCCGATCTTCGTCTTGACTCTGTCGCTGATAGTGTTCGCCGCCGCCGGCGCAATCCACGGGTCGGGCTTTCTGGCGGTCTATCTGGCCGGCCTGGTGGCCGGCAATTCCGATATCCGCGCGGTGTCGGTGCTGAGGCGCTTCCAGGCCGGCATGTCATGGCTGGCCCAGATCATCATGTTCCTGGTGCTCGGCCTGTTTGCGACACCGTCGCAATTTCCGGAGATATTGGTGATCGCCATCGTGCTCGGCCTGTTCCTGATCTTCGTCGCACGGCCGCTGGCGGTCTGGCTGTGTCTGCTGCCATTCAACATGCCGCGCCAAGAGACGGCGTTCATTTCCTGGGTTGGCCTGCGCGGCGCGGTGTCGATCCTGCTCGCCATAACGCCGATACTCGGCGGGCTGGAAAATGGCCGCGATATCTTCAACATCGCGTTCATCGTGGTGCTTGTTTCGCTGGTGATCCAAGGGTGGACTGTGGGGCCGCTGGCCCGCCGCTTGGGGCTGATCGTGCCGGCGCGGCTCGGTCCGCTGGAAAAGGTCGAGCTGGAGCTGCCGGGCTCCGCGCATCACGAACTCCTCGCCTATACGATCGTGCCCGGCAGTCCGGTGGCGCGCGGGCAGCGCATTCCGCGCTGGGCGCGGCCATCGCTGGTAGTGCGCGAAGGCCGATCGATAAAATTCCAGGACGCCGGCCGGCTCATCGAAGGCGACCACGTCTACATCTTCGTGCCCGACCGCTATCCGCGCCTGCTCGACAGGCTGTTCGCCAGCCGTACCGATGTGGACCCCGAGGACGCCGAGTTCTTCGGCGCCTTCGCCGTCGATCCGACCCGCCCAGCCGCCGAACTCGAAGCCGCTTATGGGGCGGGTCTCTCTGAGGAAGAAGCCGCAATGACGATCGGCGGACTGATCCTCGCCCGGCTCGGCGGACGCGCTGAATATGCGGACCGCGTCACCATCGGCCCGATCGAACTGATCGTGCGGGAGGTCGACGAGAAGGGCCGCATCATTTCGGTGGGCGTGTCGCTCGAGCCGGCTCCGCCGGCGCCGCCGATACCTGTCTTCCTGAGCGCCAGCGAAATCGGCGACCGGTTGCGCAGGCTATTCGGCAAGCTGAGGAAGCGCGGCGTCGCATCGGCGCCGGCCGCCGGTGCCGAGACGCCCGATTCCTACAACAGCCGCGGCCATTGA
- a CDS encoding phosphoglycerate kinase yields the protein MAGFRTLDDIGNARGKRVLVRVDLNVPVADGKISDFTRIERIMPTLTELSDKGARVILLAHFGRPKDGPDPVFSLDPVANAVSAMIGRPVSFAADCIGKEAADAVSAMKDGDILLLENTRFHKGEEKNDPDFTKALAANGDIYVNDAFSAAHRAHASTEGLAHLLPAYAGRTMEAELQALEKGLGNPVRPVVAIVGGAKVSSKLDLLMNLVKKVDALVIGGGMANTFLAARGESVGKSLCEHDLAGTARQIMIEAASAGCAIILPSDGVVAREFKAGADNETVAINAVPDDAMILDVGPKTVDAINQWIDRAATLVWNGPLGAFEIEPFDAATVAAARHAAQRTREGKLVSVAGGGDTVSALNHAGAADDFTYVSTAGGAFLEWMEGKDLPGVNVLKA from the coding sequence ATGGCCGGTTTCAGGACGCTCGACGATATTGGCAATGCGAGGGGTAAACGCGTGCTGGTCCGCGTCGATTTGAACGTGCCGGTCGCGGACGGCAAGATCAGCGATTTCACCCGCATCGAGCGGATCATGCCCACCCTCACCGAACTGTCGGATAAAGGCGCCAGGGTGATCCTGCTGGCGCATTTCGGCCGGCCGAAGGACGGGCCCGATCCGGTCTTCTCGCTCGATCCCGTTGCGAATGCGGTATCCGCGATGATCGGGCGGCCCGTCTCCTTCGCGGCCGATTGCATCGGCAAGGAAGCGGCGGACGCTGTCTCGGCGATGAAGGACGGCGACATCCTGCTCCTGGAAAACACCCGCTTCCACAAGGGCGAGGAGAAGAACGACCCGGATTTCACCAAGGCGCTCGCCGCCAATGGCGATATCTATGTCAACGACGCCTTCTCGGCGGCGCACCGGGCGCACGCCTCGACCGAAGGCCTCGCCCATTTGCTGCCGGCCTATGCCGGACGCACGATGGAGGCGGAACTGCAGGCGCTGGAGAAGGGTCTCGGCAATCCCGTCCGCCCGGTGGTCGCCATCGTCGGCGGCGCGAAGGTCTCGAGCAAGCTCGACCTGCTGATGAATCTGGTGAAGAAGGTCGACGCGCTGGTGATCGGCGGCGGCATGGCCAACACCTTTCTCGCCGCCCGCGGCGAAAGCGTCGGCAAATCGCTTTGCGAGCACGATCTGGCGGGAACCGCGCGCCAGATCATGATCGAGGCGGCGAGCGCTGGCTGCGCAATCATCCTGCCGTCTGACGGGGTCGTCGCCCGCGAGTTCAAGGCTGGTGCCGATAATGAGACGGTGGCGATCAACGCGGTACCGGACGACGCAATGATCCTCGACGTCGGCCCGAAAACCGTCGACGCGATCAATCAGTGGATCGACCGCGCTGCGACCCTGGTATGGAACGGGCCGCTCGGCGCGTTCGAGATCGAGCCTTTCGACGCCGCGACGGTGGCCGCGGCCAGGCACGCGGCGCAACGGACCCGCGAGGGCAAGCTCGTCTCGGTGGCCGGCGGAGGCGATACGGTGTCGGCGCTGAACCATGCCGGCGCGGCCGACGATTTCACCTATGTTTCCACCGCGGGCGGCGCTTTCCTTGAATGGATGGAGGGCAAGGATCTGCCGGGAGTGAATGTGCTCAAGGCCTAG
- a CDS encoding fructose bisphosphate aldolase: MNQEMTAQAANKDGFIAALDQSGGSTPKALKLYGVDESAWSNEAEMFDLVHKMRARIIKSPAFTGDKVMGAILFEQTMDRDIDGTPTAQYLWEKRHVVPFLKVDKGLAEAKDGVKLMKPMPDLDALLKRAVAKGIFGTKMRSVIDAANPKGIAAVVDQQFEVGKQILAHGLVPIIEPEVTISIPDKAEAEDILLAEIRKHLDDVPAGKQIMLKLTLPTKANLYKPLIDDPRVMRVVALSGGYSRAEANEKLRQNVGMIASFSRALTEGLSADQSDEQFNAALASAIDSIFEASRAS; the protein is encoded by the coding sequence ATGAACCAGGAAATGACCGCGCAGGCTGCAAACAAGGACGGATTTATTGCAGCGCTCGATCAGTCCGGCGGCTCTACGCCGAAAGCGCTCAAGCTTTACGGCGTCGATGAAAGCGCCTGGTCGAATGAAGCGGAGATGTTCGACCTCGTCCACAAGATGCGCGCGCGGATCATCAAGTCTCCTGCCTTCACCGGCGACAAGGTGATGGGCGCCATACTGTTCGAGCAGACCATGGACCGCGACATCGACGGCACGCCGACCGCGCAATATCTATGGGAAAAGCGCCATGTCGTGCCGTTCCTGAAGGTCGACAAGGGGCTGGCGGAAGCCAAGGACGGCGTCAAGCTGATGAAGCCCATGCCGGATCTCGACGCGCTCCTGAAGCGCGCCGTAGCGAAGGGGATATTCGGCACCAAGATGCGTTCTGTGATCGACGCGGCGAATCCGAAAGGCATCGCTGCCGTCGTCGACCAGCAGTTCGAAGTCGGCAAGCAGATCCTGGCGCACGGCCTCGTTCCGATCATCGAGCCGGAGGTCACGATTTCGATCCCGGACAAGGCGGAAGCGGAGGACATTCTCCTCGCCGAAATCCGCAAGCACCTCGACGACGTGCCGGCCGGCAAGCAGATCATGCTGAAACTGACGCTGCCGACAAAGGCCAACCTCTACAAGCCGCTGATCGACGATCCACGCGTCATGCGGGTGGTCGCGCTGTCCGGCGGCTATTCCCGCGCCGAGGCGAATGAAAAGCTGAGACAGAATGTCGGCATGATCGCCAGCTTCTCGCGTGCCTTGACCGAGGGTCTGTCGGCGGACCAGAGCGATGAGCAATTCAACGCGGCGTTGGCTTCGGCGATAGACAGCATTTTCGAAGCATCCCGCGCCAGCTGA
- a CDS encoding SGNH/GDSL hydrolase family protein has translation MSRIATLLTWLAFPIYVWQGLGVRRRTERMYPAQGPVLHAIPGDEPAISLLVLGDSSAASVGIGHSENGLAAQLALILSRRTGRAVRWRAAGFNSATSGQVRDHVLPNLSADPWTHIVLSIGTNDTKNFHSVPRFKKEFGGLLYALRAKWPEARVVWSPVVEFTRVPALPPLLGRILEIRAGAINRMGARLCLERGAVPAARLPILDPQAGFSTDGFHASEAGYRAWAEHLTNLVLGEGKSSVRAA, from the coding sequence ATGTCGCGCATTGCAACGCTCCTCACCTGGCTCGCATTTCCGATTTATGTCTGGCAGGGGCTCGGCGTGCGCCGGCGCACCGAGCGCATGTACCCGGCCCAGGGCCCCGTGCTGCACGCCATTCCGGGCGACGAGCCTGCGATATCGCTACTGGTGCTCGGCGATTCGTCTGCCGCCTCGGTAGGCATCGGCCATTCCGAAAACGGCCTTGCCGCGCAACTTGCGCTGATCCTTTCGCGGCGGACGGGCCGCGCTGTCCGCTGGCGCGCGGCGGGCTTCAATTCGGCGACGTCCGGGCAGGTCCGCGATCATGTGCTGCCCAACCTTTCCGCCGACCCATGGACGCATATCGTGCTGTCCATCGGCACCAACGACACCAAGAACTTCCATTCCGTGCCGCGCTTCAAGAAGGAGTTCGGCGGTCTTCTCTACGCGCTCCGCGCCAAATGGCCGGAGGCCCGGGTCGTGTGGTCGCCAGTGGTCGAGTTCACCCGCGTCCCGGCGCTGCCGCCGCTGCTCGGCCGCATACTGGAAATTCGGGCGGGCGCGATCAACCGGATGGGCGCGCGCCTGTGCCTGGAGCGCGGCGCGGTGCCGGCGGCGCGACTGCCGATCCTCGATCCGCAAGCCGGATTTTCGACCGATGGCTTCCACGCCTCGGAAGCGGGCTACCGCGCGTGGGCCGAGCATCTGACCAACCTCGTGCTTGGCGAAGGCAAAAGTTCAGTCAGGGCCGCATGA